Proteins encoded by one window of Rhizophagus irregularis chromosome 31, complete sequence:
- a CDS encoding Phosphoglycerate dehydrogenase ser3, whose amino-acid sequence MSLEVASTVVRLTRSSSFTHSHPKALKPFDSGEIKILLLENVNQRGISLLEKEGYQVESIKKALPEDVLIEKIRDVHAIGIRSKTKLTKKVIQEAKKLLVIGCFCIGTNQVDLEAAANRGIAVFNSPFSNSRSVAELIIAEIISLSRQLGDRNIELHQGNWNKVSSQCYEIRGKTLGIVGYGHIGSQLSVLAEAMGMTVFFHDIIQLMPMGTAKQVNTLYELLERSDFVSLHVPETEETKNMIGEEEIARMKKGSYLINASRGTIVQIPPLIKALQNGHLLGAAIDVFPKEPASNGQFYNNELNSWTSDLLACKNVILTPHIGGSTEEAQYMIGAEVGAAIIKYINCGTSIGAVNFPEIDLRAIQDTDKTIRLLFCHYNVPGVLREINEILSDHNVDKQYSDSRGNIAYMMADISNVDDQDIRKIYETVSSNRANISTRIVY is encoded by the exons atgtctCTAGAAGTAGCATCAACCGTTGTAAGGTTAACGCGCTCATCCTCTTTTACACATTCACATCCTAAAGCACTTAAGCCTTTTGATTCtggtgaaataaaaattttgttgctCGAAAATGTGAACCAGAGGGGTATATCTCTTTTAGAAAAAGAAGGATATCAg GTTGAATCAATCAAAAAAGCACTTCCAGAAGATGTTCTTATTGAAAAAATCCGTGATGTTCACGCGATTGGTATTCGTTCTAAAACTAAGCTCACTAAAAAAGTTATCCAGGAAGCTAAAAAACTCTTGGTGATTGGATGCTTCTGTATTGGAACTAATCAAGTTGATCTTGAAGCTGCTGCCAATCGAGGTATTGCAGTATTCAATTCTCCATTCAGCAACAGTAGAAGTGTTGCAGAATTAATTATTGCTGAGATTATTTCATTGTCTAGACAATTGGGTGATCGAAACATAGAATTACATCAAGGGAACTGGAATAAAGTTTCTTCCCAATGCTATGAAATTCGTGGAAAGACTCTTG GTATCGTAGGTTATGGTCATATTGGATCGCAATTATCGGTTCTTGCTGAAGCTATGGGAATGACAGTATTTTTCCATGATATTATTCAGCTGATGCCTATGGGGACAGCTAAACAGGTCAATACGTTGTATGAACTTTTAGAACGTTCAGATTTTGTGTCTTTACACGTTCCTGAAACAGAAGAAACTAAAAATATGATTGGAGAGGAAGAGATTGCGCGTATGAAAAAAGGAAGCTATCTAATAAATGCTTCTCGTGGCACAATTGTCCAGATTCCTCCATTGATCAAAGCTTTACAGAATGGTCATTTGCTGGGTGCTGCAATAGATGTATTTCCAAAGGAACCGGCATCAAATggccaattttataataatgaattgaaCTCTTGGACATCTGACCTTTTGGCTTGTAAAAATGTGATCTTAACGCCACATATTG gTGGATCAACTGAGGAGGCGCAGTATATGATTGGTGCTGAAGTAGGGGCTgcaataataaagtatattaacTGTGGTACTTCAATTGGCGCTGTCAACTTTCCGGAAATTGATCTTCGTGCTATTCAAGATACAGATAAAACGATTCGTTTACTTTTTTGCCATTACAATGTGCCTGGTGTACTTAGG GAAATCAATGAAATTCTTTCCGATCACAATGTTGATAAACAATATTCAGATTCACGAGGTAATATTGCTTACATGATGGCTGATATTTCTAATGTAGACGATCAagatattagaaaaatttatgaaaccGTGAGTTCAAATAGAGCGAACATATCGACTCgaattgtatattaa